Proteins encoded in a region of the Thermocaproicibacter melissae genome:
- a CDS encoding carbon starvation CstA family protein, producing the protein MNGLAIILIAIAVLLGGYVFYGRWLVKKWGIDPQEKTPAYAHEDGQDYAPAPKQIVFAHQFSTIAGAGPVTGPILAAMFGWVPALLWILIGGVFFGAVQDFGALYASVKNEGKSIGLIIEQYIGKTGKRLFLMFCWLFSLLVIAAFGDMVASTFSAAVADKSYSLGAAVTVSAATAPNAAAGSISLFYILGAVLFGLFLKYVKPNQIVTFLVGIALFVAMMAAGMVWPVYLNKIQWLLVVFAYIFFAAVVPMWILMQPRDYLSAFLLIFMILGAVVGIFVTQPDMNIQAFTSFNVKGSTLFPMLFVTIACGAVSGFHSLVSSGTSSKQIQNEKDMLPVGYGAMVVESLLAVAALVVAGAAAKNGKLPDGTPFQIFSAGVAGFFQKFGMSEYVAKCSMTMCVSALCLTTLDSVARIGRMSMQELLYDEDGKAHTPLTKFLTNKYVATVITLALGFVLAFGGYNNIWALFGSTNQLLAALVLIALAVFLKTTGREGWMLYVPMTVMLVVTMTALVMAVVNIFVKMGAGKFEFLTDGLQLIVAVLLMALAVMVAYHCLRKLVEKPEVQKTTVVTGETQTE; encoded by the coding sequence ATGAACGGATTGGCCATCATTCTCATCGCCATTGCCGTGCTGTTAGGCGGCTACGTCTTCTACGGCAGATGGCTGGTCAAGAAGTGGGGAATCGATCCTCAGGAAAAGACACCTGCCTATGCCCATGAGGATGGGCAGGACTACGCTCCGGCCCCAAAGCAGATTGTCTTCGCGCACCAGTTTTCCACCATTGCGGGTGCCGGACCTGTAACGGGACCGATTCTCGCGGCAATGTTCGGCTGGGTGCCGGCGCTGCTGTGGATTCTAATCGGCGGCGTGTTCTTCGGCGCGGTTCAGGACTTCGGTGCCCTCTACGCGTCGGTGAAAAACGAGGGCAAATCCATTGGGCTTATCATTGAACAGTACATCGGGAAGACCGGCAAGCGCCTGTTCCTGATGTTCTGCTGGCTGTTCTCTCTGCTTGTAATTGCTGCGTTCGGCGACATGGTAGCTTCCACCTTCAGCGCAGCGGTGGCAGACAAGAGCTATTCCCTCGGCGCCGCTGTAACCGTGAGTGCAGCCACGGCTCCCAACGCAGCGGCTGGCTCCATTTCTCTGTTTTACATTCTCGGTGCAGTTTTGTTTGGCCTGTTCCTGAAATATGTAAAACCGAACCAAATTGTTACTTTCCTTGTCGGAATCGCCTTGTTCGTTGCCATGATGGCTGCCGGCATGGTTTGGCCGGTTTACTTAAACAAGATTCAGTGGCTTTTGGTTGTGTTCGCGTATATCTTCTTTGCAGCCGTCGTCCCGATGTGGATTCTGATGCAGCCGCGTGATTATTTAAGCGCGTTTTTGCTAATTTTTATGATTCTCGGCGCGGTCGTCGGCATTTTCGTGACGCAGCCGGATATGAATATCCAGGCGTTCACCAGCTTTAACGTGAAAGGCTCAACGCTGTTCCCGATGCTGTTCGTCACCATCGCCTGCGGTGCGGTTTCCGGCTTCCACAGCCTTGTTTCTTCCGGAACTTCATCGAAGCAGATTCAGAACGAAAAGGATATGCTTCCGGTCGGCTACGGCGCCATGGTTGTGGAGTCACTGCTGGCGGTTGCGGCGCTTGTGGTAGCCGGCGCTGCCGCGAAAAACGGCAAACTGCCAGACGGAACTCCGTTCCAGATTTTCTCCGCTGGTGTTGCGGGCTTCTTCCAGAAGTTTGGGATGTCCGAATATGTTGCAAAGTGCAGCATGACGATGTGCGTTTCCGCGCTTTGCCTGACAACGCTTGACTCGGTTGCACGCATCGGCCGCATGTCCATGCAGGAACTACTGTATGACGAAGACGGTAAGGCACATACTCCGTTGACGAAATTCCTCACCAACAAATATGTTGCTACGGTGATTACGCTGGCCCTTGGCTTTGTTCTCGCCTTCGGCGGCTATAACAACATCTGGGCGCTGTTTGGCTCCACGAACCAGCTGCTCGCCGCGCTTGTCCTCATCGCGCTTGCGGTGTTCCTCAAGACGACGGGCCGCGAAGGTTGGATGCTGTATGTCCCGATGACCGTAATGCTTGTCGTCACAATGACGGCGTTGGTTATGGCTGTCGTCAATATTTTCGTGAAAATGGGCGCCGGCAAATTTGAATTTCTTACAGACGGCTTGCAGCTGATTGTTGCCGTTCTGCTGATGGCGCTCGCCGTCATGGTCGCTTACCACTGCCTGCGCAAGCTGGTAGAAAAACCGGAGGTTCAGAAAACAACGGTCGTAACTGGTGAAACCCAGACAGAATAA
- a CDS encoding NRAMP family divalent metal transporter, whose protein sequence is MRRKKRRPLSFFLLLGPGVLAAMADNDAGGLISYTVTGAKFGWAVFIPLTLCLTAVTYTVQEMAMRLGVASEKGYTQLLRERYGTGLMAFQVVALFVENQLTLLTEFVGMSAGLELLGLPVAAAVALSVCLTLSIAVFSGYETKQRFGLFIGLFNLLFLVFACFARPAVSAAQSIFLCTGRPFRWYTAALIGNAVAPWMIFYQNGAYSDSCQRAQQIRSGRRDTLFGCICQAAIAAALIFIGSSVFGTIPDVENAGAPQIVAALNERFGPLAGALFALGLFDSGLLAAVTVSLSSSWSVAESLGWSKSMNDSFRQAPGFYGVYTFSVLLAAGMALIPGLRLNGIAVFVQAAGGVLMTPILIFLTMLTSSEKVMGDYANGKREKIRAWFCVGILTAASLFTIMMMAL, encoded by the coding sequence ATGCGCAGAAAAAAGCGGCGGCCTCTCTCTTTTTTTCTGCTCCTTGGCCCCGGCGTGCTTGCAGCCATGGCAGACAACGACGCGGGCGGCCTGATTTCCTACACCGTGACGGGTGCGAAATTCGGCTGGGCCGTGTTCATTCCGCTCACCTTGTGCTTGACTGCCGTAACCTACACTGTGCAGGAAATGGCGATGCGCCTCGGTGTCGCCTCGGAGAAAGGCTATACCCAGCTTCTGCGGGAACGCTACGGAACGGGCCTAATGGCCTTTCAGGTTGTGGCGCTGTTCGTGGAAAACCAGCTCACCCTTCTGACGGAGTTCGTCGGCATGTCCGCCGGGCTGGAACTGCTTGGCCTCCCGGTTGCGGCGGCTGTGGCGCTGAGCGTCTGCCTTACACTCTCCATCGCGGTTTTCAGCGGCTATGAAACAAAACAGCGGTTCGGGCTTTTCATCGGCCTGTTCAACCTTCTCTTTCTTGTTTTTGCCTGCTTTGCACGGCCGGCGGTGAGCGCAGCGCAAAGCATTTTCCTCTGTACGGGCAGGCCTTTTCGGTGGTATACCGCTGCGCTGATTGGCAATGCCGTGGCCCCGTGGATGATTTTTTACCAGAACGGCGCGTATTCCGACAGCTGTCAGCGTGCGCAGCAGATACGCAGCGGGCGGCGCGACACGCTTTTCGGGTGTATCTGCCAAGCGGCGATTGCGGCTGCGCTAATTTTCATCGGCTCTTCCGTTTTCGGAACCATTCCGGATGTGGAGAACGCCGGAGCACCGCAGATTGTGGCGGCGCTGAATGAACGGTTCGGCCCGCTGGCGGGTGCGTTGTTTGCCCTAGGATTGTTTGATTCCGGACTGCTTGCGGCGGTAACGGTCTCGCTCTCCTCCTCCTGGAGCGTGGCAGAATCGCTCGGATGGTCGAAAAGCATGAACGACAGCTTCCGGCAGGCGCCGGGCTTTTACGGCGTTTATACATTCAGCGTGCTCCTCGCGGCAGGCATGGCGCTTATTCCCGGCTTGCGGCTGAACGGCATCGCCGTATTTGTGCAGGCGGCGGGCGGTGTGCTGATGACCCCGATTCTGATTTTCCTCACGATGCTGACTTCAAGCGAAAAGGTGATGGGGGATTACGCAAACGGAAAACGGGAGAAAATACGCGCATGGTTCTGTGTGGGAATATTAACCGCCGCGTCGCTTTTTACAATTATGATGATGGCGCTGTAA
- the cysS gene encoding cysteine--tRNA ligase codes for MKIYNTLTRQKEEFVPLVPGEAHIYACGPTVYNFIHIGNARPICVFDVLRRYLEYRGMKVTFVQNFTDIDDKIIRRANEENSDYLTISRRYIEEYKTDAEGLNVRPATVHPLATENIDEIISIVSTLVEKGYAYPAPNGDVYFRTKKDKEYGKLSHQPLDDLMSGARIAVGEQKEDPLDFALWKASKPGEPSWDSPWGKGRPGWHIECSAMARRYLGKTIDIHCGGQDLIFPHHENEIAQSECCNGVPFARYWMHNGYININNKKMSKSLGNFLTVREVAAKYGYEPIRFLMVSAHYRTPINYSEDVMEQCRSSLERLYNCRDNLRFLMEHVPSGEKEGEKEIRRRFEEYENQFIEAMEDDLNTADALAALFDLAKDINTNLNAEKAPSKELCSFALDLFESLAGVLGLLYAKQEKSADEEIEALIAARTKARKEKNWAEADRIRDELKARHVVVEDTPNGVKWKIVE; via the coding sequence ATGAAAATTTACAATACTCTGACCCGCCAAAAAGAAGAATTCGTTCCCCTCGTGCCGGGCGAAGCACATATTTACGCCTGCGGACCGACGGTTTATAACTTCATTCACATCGGCAACGCGCGGCCTATCTGCGTGTTTGACGTACTGCGCCGCTACTTGGAGTACCGCGGCATGAAGGTTACATTTGTACAGAACTTCACCGATATCGACGATAAAATCATCCGCCGCGCGAATGAGGAGAATTCCGATTATCTGACGATTTCGCGCCGGTATATTGAAGAATACAAAACAGACGCAGAGGGCCTCAACGTGCGCCCCGCCACCGTCCATCCGCTGGCAACGGAGAACATAGACGAGATTATTTCGATTGTTTCCACGCTTGTGGAAAAGGGATATGCTTACCCTGCACCGAACGGGGATGTTTATTTCCGTACCAAGAAGGACAAGGAATACGGCAAGCTCTCCCATCAGCCGCTTGACGACCTGATGTCCGGCGCGCGCATCGCCGTAGGCGAGCAGAAGGAAGACCCGCTCGATTTCGCACTCTGGAAGGCTTCCAAGCCCGGCGAACCCAGCTGGGATTCCCCGTGGGGTAAAGGCCGCCCGGGCTGGCACATCGAGTGCTCCGCCATGGCGCGACGCTACCTCGGCAAGACGATTGACATTCACTGCGGCGGTCAGGATTTAATCTTCCCCCACCACGAGAATGAGATTGCGCAAAGCGAGTGCTGCAACGGCGTTCCATTTGCGCGCTACTGGATGCACAACGGCTACATCAACATCAACAACAAGAAAATGTCAAAATCACTCGGCAATTTCCTCACGGTGCGTGAGGTGGCGGCAAAATACGGCTACGAGCCGATTCGCTTCCTGATGGTTTCCGCCCATTACCGCACGCCCATCAATTACAGCGAGGATGTCATGGAGCAGTGCCGTTCCTCGCTGGAGCGCCTTTACAACTGCCGCGACAATCTCCGCTTCCTCATGGAACATGTGCCGTCCGGCGAAAAAGAGGGCGAAAAGGAGATTCGCCGCAGATTCGAAGAATACGAGAATCAGTTCATTGAGGCGATGGAGGACGACCTCAACACCGCCGATGCGCTTGCGGCGCTGTTTGACTTGGCAAAGGACATCAACACCAATCTGAATGCGGAAAAGGCCCCTTCCAAGGAGCTTTGCTCATTCGCGCTCGATTTGTTTGAAAGCCTTGCCGGTGTACTCGGCCTGCTCTACGCAAAACAGGAGAAATCTGCCGACGAGGAGATTGAAGCACTGATTGCGGCGCGCACAAAGGCCCGCAAGGAGAAGAACTGGGCGGAAGCCGACCGCATCCGCGATGAGCTGAAAGCCCGCCATGTTGTGGTCGAAGACACACCTAACGGCGTGAAGTGGAAGATTGTGGAATAA
- the ybaK gene encoding Cys-tRNA(Pro) deacylase: protein MAKELKTNVMRILEQAKIPYKPWFYDNKDGKIDGVSVAQKLGEDVQRVFKTLVTRGSDHNFYVFVVPVAMELNLKAAAKSVGVKSVEMIHVNEINKVTGYIRGGCSPIGMKKQFRTVIDRRCEGLETIFVSGGRIGTQVELNPKDLLALIGGTTADIAQ from the coding sequence ATGGCAAAGGAATTGAAAACAAACGTAATGAGAATCCTCGAACAGGCGAAGATTCCCTACAAGCCGTGGTTCTATGACAATAAAGACGGCAAGATTGACGGCGTCTCGGTGGCACAAAAGCTCGGCGAAGATGTGCAGCGCGTGTTCAAGACGCTTGTGACACGCGGCTCCGACCATAACTTCTATGTGTTTGTTGTGCCGGTGGCAATGGAACTGAACCTCAAAGCGGCGGCAAAAAGCGTCGGCGTAAAATCGGTTGAGATGATTCACGTCAATGAAATCAATAAAGTGACGGGTTACATTCGCGGCGGCTGCTCGCCAATCGGCATGAAGAAGCAGTTCCGCACGGTGATTGACCGCCGTTGTGAAGGGCTTGAGACAATTTTCGTCAGCGGTGGGCGCATCGGAACGCAGGTCGAACTGAACCCCAAAGACCTGCTTGCGCTTATCGGCGGCACGACAGCGGATATTGCGCAGTAA
- a CDS encoding RidA family protein has protein sequence MLTISTKNAPAAIGPYSQAIIAGNTVYASGQIPIVPATGELVQGDITVQAEQVMKNVGEILKAAGVSYANVVKTTCYLADMKDFAAFNAVYEKYFTGKPARSCVAVKDLPKGALCEVEVIAVQ, from the coding sequence ATGCTGACTATATCCACCAAAAACGCTCCGGCCGCAATCGGCCCCTATTCCCAAGCCATTATCGCCGGCAACACGGTCTACGCAAGCGGGCAGATTCCGATTGTTCCGGCAACGGGCGAGCTGGTTCAGGGCGATATTACCGTGCAGGCTGAGCAGGTGATGAAGAATGTCGGCGAGATTCTCAAGGCTGCCGGCGTTTCCTACGCAAATGTTGTAAAAACAACGTGCTATCTTGCGGACATGAAAGACTTTGCCGCATTTAACGCCGTTTATGAGAAATATTTCACCGGCAAACCCGCTCGCTCCTGCGTTGCGGTGAAAGACCTTCCGAAGGGCGCACTCTGCGAGGTTGAAGTCATCGCAGTTCAATAA
- the ilvB gene encoding biosynthetic-type acetolactate synthase large subunit produces MQLTGAQIVMECLLEQGVDTVFGYPGGAVLNIYDALYEYRGRIRHIRTCHEQAAAHAADGYARASGKTGVCIATSGPGATNLVTGIATAYMDSIPMVAITGNVTRDLLGLDSFQEVDITGITMPVTKHNFLVKDVKHLADTLRNAFRIANTGRKGPVLVDIPKDITAQKTEFTPKKPLVPECSDFPPDKCFTEALEMLQNSKRPFFYCGGGVVSADASKEAAEFAEKLDAPVSCSLMCQGGFDQTSKRYLGMLGMHGTKASAEAIRDCDLLVAAGTRFSDRVICNANLFARNCKIIQIDIDAAEFGKNIDVDLKLRGDVKKILAKLNEMLPQQKHPEWMDQMEVSRQAFPLKQTGGPNDVLPQDVLETLCRLTDGNAILTTEVGQHQMWAAQYYTFREPRHFLTSGGLGTMGYGLGAALGAKTARPDATVVNVAGDGSFRMNCAELSTLAHYKVPVVELIFDNQTLGMVRQWQKLFYGGRFSQSDVDPDIDYAKLAEAFGVKSYRIASKDEIEPVLREALAQNAPVLVDCVISKDENVLPMVPAGKSVEDPILEM; encoded by the coding sequence ATGCAGTTAACAGGAGCACAAATCGTGATGGAGTGTCTGCTGGAACAGGGAGTGGATACGGTGTTCGGCTACCCGGGCGGGGCCGTGCTGAATATTTACGACGCGCTCTACGAATACCGCGGCCGAATCCGGCACATCCGCACCTGCCACGAGCAGGCGGCAGCCCATGCGGCAGACGGTTATGCGCGCGCCTCCGGAAAAACAGGGGTCTGCATTGCGACCTCCGGCCCCGGCGCGACGAATCTTGTGACCGGCATCGCCACCGCTTACATGGACTCCATTCCGATGGTAGCCATCACGGGTAATGTAACCCGCGACCTTCTGGGTCTTGACAGCTTTCAGGAGGTTGATATCACCGGCATCACCATGCCGGTAACAAAGCACAATTTTCTTGTAAAAGACGTGAAGCACCTTGCGGACACCCTCCGCAACGCGTTCCGAATCGCCAACACAGGCCGTAAAGGGCCGGTGCTCGTCGATATTCCGAAAGACATTACCGCGCAGAAAACGGAATTCACACCGAAAAAACCGCTCGTGCCGGAGTGCTCCGATTTCCCGCCGGATAAGTGTTTTACAGAGGCTCTGGAGATGCTGCAGAACAGCAAGCGGCCGTTCTTCTACTGCGGCGGCGGCGTCGTTTCCGCAGACGCTTCCAAAGAGGCGGCGGAATTTGCCGAAAAGCTCGATGCACCTGTTTCCTGCTCGCTGATGTGCCAGGGCGGTTTTGACCAAACCAGCAAGCGCTACCTCGGCATGCTCGGCATGCACGGAACGAAAGCCTCGGCAGAAGCCATCAGAGATTGCGACCTGCTTGTGGCTGCCGGCACACGCTTTTCCGACCGCGTCATCTGCAACGCCAACCTTTTCGCACGCAACTGCAAAATCATCCAAATCGACATTGACGCGGCGGAGTTCGGCAAAAATATCGACGTTGACCTCAAGCTGCGCGGTGACGTGAAGAAAATCCTCGCAAAGCTCAATGAGATGCTTCCGCAGCAGAAGCACCCCGAATGGATGGACCAGATGGAAGTGAGCAGGCAGGCATTCCCGCTCAAGCAAACGGGCGGCCCAAACGACGTGCTTCCGCAGGACGTTCTGGAAACCCTCTGCCGCCTCACGGACGGCAACGCCATTCTCACCACGGAAGTCGGGCAGCACCAGATGTGGGCTGCGCAGTACTACACGTTCCGCGAACCGCGTCATTTCCTCACTTCCGGCGGCCTTGGAACCATGGGTTACGGACTCGGCGCGGCGCTGGGCGCAAAAACGGCGCGGCCGGATGCAACGGTCGTCAACGTTGCCGGCGACGGCAGCTTCCGCATGAACTGCGCCGAGCTTTCCACCCTCGCTCACTACAAGGTTCCGGTTGTGGAGCTGATTTTTGACAACCAAACGCTCGGCATGGTGCGCCAGTGGCAGAAACTCTTCTACGGTGGCCGCTTCTCGCAGTCCGATGTAGACCCGGATATCGACTACGCAAAGCTCGCGGAAGCGTTCGGAGTCAAGTCTTACCGCATCGCGTCGAAGGATGAAATTGAACCGGTTCTGCGCGAGGCGCTGGCACAGAACGCGCCGGTGCTTGTGGACTGCGTCATAAGCAAAGACGAAAACGTCCTGCCAATGGTTCCGGCGGGCAAGTCGGTAGAAGACCCGATTCTTGAAATGTAG
- the cysE gene encoding serine O-acetyltransferase yields MFDQLKQELDSIIERDPAARSRWEVFFLYSGFKAVRSYRIAHWFYEHGHKFIARYISQRARHKTGIEIHPGAKIGKGLFIDHGMGVVIGETAEIGDYCTLYQGVTLGGTGKDHGKRHPTLGNNVLVGAGAKILGPFRVGDNARIAAGAVVLNEVPDNATAVGVPARVVRVSGVRPANLDQIHYSDPVSQQLCYLGCEIERLQKKLDALSAQAEKKSAE; encoded by the coding sequence ATGTTCGACCAGCTGAAGCAGGAACTGGATTCCATTATAGAACGTGACCCTGCGGCACGTTCCAGATGGGAAGTCTTTTTCCTGTACTCGGGGTTTAAGGCGGTGCGTTCTTACCGCATTGCGCATTGGTTTTACGAACATGGGCATAAATTTATTGCTAGGTATATTTCGCAGCGTGCACGGCATAAAACAGGAATTGAGATTCACCCCGGTGCAAAAATCGGAAAGGGATTGTTCATCGACCACGGCATGGGCGTCGTTATCGGCGAAACGGCAGAAATCGGTGACTACTGCACGCTTTACCAAGGCGTAACGCTCGGCGGCACCGGCAAAGACCACGGCAAGCGCCACCCCACGCTCGGCAACAATGTGCTTGTGGGCGCGGGCGCGAAGATCCTTGGACCGTTCCGCGTCGGCGACAATGCCCGCATTGCGGCGGGAGCCGTGGTGCTCAACGAAGTCCCGGACAATGCCACGGCGGTGGGTGTTCCGGCGCGCGTTGTGCGCGTGAGCGGCGTTCGCCCTGCAAACCTCGACCAGATTCATTACAGCGACCCGGTTTCGCAGCAGCTTTGCTACTTGGGCTGTGAAATCGAACGCCTTCAGAAAAAGCTTGACGCGCTTTCAGCCCAAGCGGAGAAGAAATCTGCAGAATGA
- a CDS encoding SDR family NAD(P)-dependent oxidoreductase — translation MKTAIVTGASSGLGREFVILLDRTEHLDEIWVIARRKDRLTALEKQVKTKLRVLPLDLTERESFRILDDLLQSEKPDVRVLINAAGFGKIGSYRTIPREVCDSMIDLNCRAAVDMTQTVLPYMHRGARILQICSTAAFQPFQYLNLYAASKAFLYRYSRALRVELFGRGIKVTAVCPYWIKDTEFIGTAKKTADSSYIRHFPLASRQKIVARMALTDSRLGFAVSTPGIICTLHRIVAKFIPSELMMGIWALIRRI, via the coding sequence ATGAAAACAGCAATTGTAACAGGCGCCTCCAGCGGCCTCGGGCGCGAATTCGTCATTTTGCTTGACCGCACGGAACATCTCGATGAAATCTGGGTCATAGCTCGGAGAAAAGACAGGCTGACCGCGCTTGAAAAGCAGGTCAAAACAAAACTGCGTGTTCTCCCCCTCGACCTCACGGAGCGGGAAAGCTTTCGCATCCTTGACGATCTGCTCCAAAGCGAAAAGCCCGACGTGCGCGTGCTCATCAATGCCGCCGGCTTCGGCAAAATCGGAAGCTACCGCACCATCCCGCGCGAAGTCTGTGACTCCATGATTGACCTCAACTGCCGCGCGGCAGTTGACATGACGCAAACCGTTCTGCCGTATATGCACAGAGGGGCGCGCATCCTGCAAATCTGCTCCACGGCGGCATTCCAGCCGTTTCAGTATCTGAACCTATACGCGGCCTCCAAAGCGTTTCTTTACCGTTACAGCCGCGCCCTGAGGGTGGAATTGTTCGGCCGGGGGATTAAGGTCACCGCTGTCTGCCCCTACTGGATTAAAGACACGGAATTCATCGGCACGGCAAAGAAAACGGCAGACAGTTCCTATATCCGCCATTTTCCGCTTGCTTCTCGGCAGAAAATTGTTGCCCGCATGGCGCTTACCGACAGTCGCCTCGGGTTTGCGGTCTCCACGCCCGGCATTATCTGCACGCTTCACCGCATTGTGGCAAAGTTCATTCCCAGCGAATTGATGATGGGAATTTGGGCGCTGATCCGAAGAATTTAG
- the ilvN gene encoding acetolactate synthase small subunit: protein MQEAGEKEYLVSVLAKNNPGVLLRISGLFSRRCYNILSIVAAQTENTEYSRILIVVSGDDRIVRQVDKQLSKLEDIEEVHVLDKEHAVIREHLLLKVERTPENSDKLVAIADVFHANILNVSPHSMIVELTGSASTLNSFIELYTPYHIQKILRTGSMALATD from the coding sequence ATGCAGGAAGCCGGCGAAAAGGAATACCTTGTTTCGGTTCTCGCAAAGAACAATCCGGGTGTGCTACTGCGCATTTCGGGGCTGTTCAGCAGGCGGTGCTACAACATCCTCAGCATCGTGGCAGCACAGACGGAGAACACCGAATATTCCCGAATTTTAATTGTTGTTTCCGGCGACGACCGCATCGTGCGCCAAGTTGATAAACAGCTCAGCAAGCTGGAAGACATTGAAGAAGTTCATGTCCTTGACAAAGAGCACGCGGTCATCCGCGAGCATCTGCTTCTCAAGGTGGAACGCACCCCGGAAAACAGCGATAAGCTCGTGGCCATTGCCGATGTGTTCCACGCCAATATTCTCAATGTGTCGCCGCATTCCATGATTGTTGAACTCACGGGCAGCGCATCCACGCTCAACTCGTTTATTGAACTTTACACTCCGTACCATATCCAGAAGATTCTGCGCACCGGTTCCATGGCCCTTGCGACGGATTGA
- the pgsA gene encoding CDP-diacylglycerol--glycerol-3-phosphate 3-phosphatidyltransferase: MNLPNKLTVLRVVLVPVFAVLVLYSFLPYHTVWALVVFLAASLTDHYDGKIARERNLVTNFGKFLDPLADKLLVITALVCFLQLDLADVWCVLIIIARELLVTSIRLLALDAGGIVIPANKWGKAKTVSQMAAILFILTYRSVKELMAFTGSVLPVEIVGTALLWIAAALTVVSGVIYMKQNMHLILAEK; encoded by the coding sequence ATGAATCTTCCGAATAAACTCACGGTGTTGCGCGTAGTTTTGGTGCCGGTGTTTGCGGTCTTAGTACTGTATTCCTTTTTGCCGTATCACACCGTTTGGGCCTTGGTAGTTTTCCTCGCGGCTTCGCTGACCGACCATTATGACGGCAAGATTGCACGCGAGCGGAACCTCGTGACTAATTTCGGAAAATTCCTTGATCCGTTAGCGGACAAGCTCCTTGTGATTACGGCGCTTGTCTGTTTCCTGCAGCTTGACCTTGCCGATGTCTGGTGCGTGCTGATTATCATTGCGCGTGAACTGCTTGTAACCTCGATTCGCCTGCTTGCTTTGGATGCGGGCGGAATCGTAATTCCCGCAAACAAATGGGGAAAAGCGAAGACCGTGAGCCAAATGGCCGCGATTCTGTTCATCCTTACTTACAGAAGCGTAAAGGAACTGATGGCCTTTACGGGAAGCGTTCTGCCGGTTGAAATTGTGGGCACGGCGCTCCTTTGGATTGCAGCGGCGCTGACGGTTGTTTCAGGAGTAATTTATATGAAGCAGAATATGCACCTGATTCTCGCTGAAAAATAA
- the ilvA gene encoding threonine ammonia-lyase: protein MTLDKIYQAAFTLKDAARKTDLIKAPLINPESDVYLKAENLQVTGSFKLRGAYNKISRLTPEERERGVIACSAGNHAQGVALAAAKNGIRALICIPDGAPISKVEATRSYGAEVRLVPGVYDDAYREACRLQKESGAVFIHPFDDEDVIAGQGTIGLEILEQLPDADAVFVPVGGGGLISGVAYAIKALRPECKVYGVQAAGAPSMVRSLRDKKIETLSGVNTFADGIAVKCPGKLTYDLCSKYVDKMVTVTDDEIATAILALIEQHKMIAEGAGAVSVAAAMFNKADIKGKKTVCLVSGGNIDVTILSRVINRGLIKEGRQGRLTIELIDRPGELREVSSIIAKLGGNVISVRHDRSGEESDITACTLSIGVETRNRAHLNEIRDAIIKAGYRIVA, encoded by the coding sequence ATGACCCTAGATAAAATCTATCAGGCGGCCTTCACTCTAAAGGACGCTGCACGCAAAACCGACCTCATTAAGGCACCTCTCATCAACCCGGAAAGCGACGTCTACCTAAAAGCCGAAAATCTTCAGGTGACCGGCTCCTTTAAGCTGCGCGGCGCCTACAACAAAATCAGCCGCCTCACCCCCGAGGAGCGGGAACGCGGCGTGATTGCCTGCTCCGCCGGAAACCACGCGCAGGGCGTGGCTCTTGCCGCAGCGAAGAACGGAATCCGCGCGCTCATCTGTATTCCCGACGGCGCACCGATTTCCAAGGTGGAAGCGACGCGCAGTTACGGCGCCGAAGTTCGGCTTGTTCCGGGCGTTTACGACGACGCTTACCGCGAAGCCTGCCGCCTGCAAAAAGAAAGCGGCGCGGTATTCATTCATCCGTTCGACGATGAAGACGTCATTGCCGGGCAGGGCACCATCGGGCTTGAAATTCTTGAGCAGCTTCCCGACGCAGACGCGGTTTTTGTGCCGGTCGGCGGCGGCGGACTGATTTCCGGCGTAGCTTACGCCATCAAGGCGCTGCGGCCGGAATGCAAAGTCTACGGCGTCCAGGCGGCAGGCGCGCCGAGCATGGTGCGATCTCTGCGCGACAAGAAAATCGAGACCCTCAGCGGTGTAAACACGTTTGCCGACGGCATTGCCGTGAAATGCCCGGGCAAACTGACCTATGACCTTTGCAGCAAATACGTTGACAAGATGGTAACGGTAACCGATGACGAAATTGCTACCGCAATTCTCGCGCTGATTGAACAGCACAAGATGATTGCCGAGGGTGCTGGCGCGGTCTCTGTTGCGGCTGCCATGTTCAACAAGGCAGACATCAAGGGCAAAAAGACCGTCTGCCTCGTCTCCGGCGGCAACATTGACGTAACGATTCTCTCGCGCGTTATCAACCGCGGCTTAATCAAAGAGGGCCGCCAAGGGCGGCTGACAATCGAGCTGATCGACCGCCCCGGCGAGCTGAGGGAGGTTTCCTCCATCATCGCAAAACTCGGCGGAAACGTCATCAGCGTCCGCCACGACCGCAGCGGCGAGGAAAGCGACATCACCGCCTGCACCTTGTCAATCGGCGTGGAAACGAGAAACCGTGCTCATCTGAATGAGATTCGTGACGCAATCATCAAAGCCGGTTACCGCATCGTTGCCTAA